catatatagataGTTCTggaatttgttagttttaattacaaaataGTCATATATATTCAGATTAAGTAAAGCATTAACAAAGCAGTCAATGTAAGTTGTTTGAATTCACATAAATGTGCCGCACGCAATATGCTACACGTTCAATGTTTGTTTCATATTTACcccataaaaatataagatgTCGGACTGGGATACGGTAACCGTTTTAAGAAAAAAGGCCCCAAAGTCTAGCCAACTGAAGACCGAATCAGCTGTGAACAATGCACGCCGCCAAGGTGTTGCCGTCGATACCCAGCAAAAATGTGAGTAAAATAAATGACGGCGGCTCTTCTAAAATTTGTCTACGGTGTCTGCGTGCTATGGACTCTGTTCGTTTGAGAGGGGGGAAAGGGGCGGCGCAGCTGCAATCAATCCCATGTGTATGGCGTggcgttttgttgttgttttcggcGGCTTAGTTGTGTCAGGAGTGTAGTATgcctgtgtgagtgtgtacatgtgtgtttTTGATATAATTTCGCAACACTTGCATTTCACAACCTTTCGAAAGCTTTCCGACTACTCAACACTAATGCCGGCCATTTTAGCTCACGTCTAGAGCTGACCTACTAACTaaatacagtgaaagctccaACTAACGAACAGCTGACTCTTGCGGCCATCTGCAGCAGCCCAATTATTCAATAACAATATAGTcctacatttattttgatcaagaaatttaattagaaattgaatatcatcaaaaatatTGATAACATAATTCGTGCTATTTTTAAACCAAACTAAATTTTATTATGTAACAAATTGATTGACTCAATTTTCATACTAAGACTGCAAACTGTAAAGTTTGCTGGTTCGGTTCACAGTTTGAACCAACGCCTCACGTTAAGGTTCATTTCGTGAACCTGTTCCTAGTTCACGTGTTGCtcacaaaatataatataatttttatttaaactattttaattatCCGAATAAGTTAACTTTTTATGTTCAGGTTCAGGTTTAGGTTCAGCCGCTTTATcgtaaataaatgaatggaATTTGTGCTTCTGTTCTTGTAGCTGCTCTAGCAGGACTAAGAAGACATAAGTAAGAGTGCTCTGGTCGGGAGTAGCCGActgggagataccctgaaccctgtcgcacacacacacacacacacacaggcgcatacatttacacacacagtCTCCTCTAGCTGCACCTCGTCCCTTGGCTCCTCACTATGAGAAATGTCTTGTTGATTTACTTCGGTATTTATTGTCcgatttttatgcatttttcagggcatttttatggcaaacaaatttgtgcaaataccAAAGACGCCGCCAAAAATGAGTTTTCATAATTGTACGGGAAGGGCACAGCGGAAAGTATCTAATAAATGCACTCTTCTGGACTTGTCTTCTATACAAGCTCTTATAAGCTCAAAAAAACGGGAATTCGATAACGATTGTTAGCGATTTATCGAGCCAGTTATCGAAGATTTGAAACAGacttgatctgcgcgggcaacaagaggagagagagagagagagagagagagagagagggagatatCGACGTGTTCTtacagacgaacagacagagAGATGAGGTAGTTAACTTACCTGTAGATGCTGAGCATACTCCAATTCCAAACGGAGAAGTTAGCCTCCACCTAATACATTTACATAGAACAATTAAAACTTTGTCACCCAATTGAGTTCTGGGTGCGCTCACTGTATGGCATTTGGCATTGATTGGTTGCGATTTGTGATTTGGCTTATTTTTTTGATTCGATTACAGATGGTGCTGGCACCAACAAGCAGCATGTGACCACGAAGAACACTGCCAAGCTGGATCGCGAGACTGAGGAATTGCGGCACGACAAGATTCCGCTCGATGTGGGCAAACTGATTCAGCAGGGTCGCCAGGGCAAGAACATGAGCCAAAAGGACTTGGCCACGGTAACTGAAACAGCAAAACAATATCAATTATAATTGTGTGTATTTAATATGGATATTTTCCAATTGATTTTAGAAAATCTGCGAGAAACAGCAAGTGGTTACCGACTATGAAGCCGGACGCGGCATACCCAATAATTTGATACTTGGCAAAATGGAGCGTGTGCTTGGCATAAAATTACGTGGCAAGGAGCGCGGCCAACCAATAGCGCCTCCCGGTAAAAAGTGAGATGATGCTGCTGCGTCCACTGTTGTGGTCGCTCCGCCTCTAAACCATAAAAATGCCAGACACCAGCAACAACCGGAGTCTGGCGGCGGCTGGAGCaccgtcagcagcagcaggcgcaaaTGAAGCACTATCCGGGAGGCTGTCGCACCAAACAAAATCGGGTTAgcagctaacaaaaaaaaaaaaaaaaaaccaacaaaatcacGAGGAGAATGAACGAGTTAAtatctacaacaacaacaacaacagcaaaacaacCACAATCAATCCAAGCaaacgaaacaacaacaaaacgcatTAAATTCTTTGCCAcatttgctttttcttttattataaatgcacaaccCACCACCCACCCACCCATTTATTTTGCTGACAAAAATTCAAACATTGTAATTCAAtattggaaaacaaaaaaaaaaaaaaacaaacaaacacacacacacacacacacgcacgcacgcatacCTCAAGGGACAATGCACAAAAGGACAGACACAACAAACTGAACTCAGAAAaagatttattattaaattgagTCGCAAACAGCTTGAAATGTTGCGCTCATGgctaaaataaattgttttgtttattagttttgctcattttggcatattttaaaaaatatacatattaa
The sequence above is a segment of the Drosophila virilis strain 15010-1051.87 chromosome 3, Dvir_AGI_RSII-ME, whole genome shotgun sequence genome. Coding sequences within it:
- the mbf1 gene encoding endothelial differentiation-related factor 1 homolog, with protein sequence MSDWDTVTVLRKKAPKSSQLKTESAVNNARRQGVAVDTQQKYGAGTNKQHVTTKNTAKLDRETEELRHDKIPLDVGKLIQQGRQGKNMSQKDLATKICEKQQVVTDYEAGRGIPNNLILGKMERVLGIKLRGKERGQPIAPPGKK